The Coffea arabica cultivar ET-39 chromosome 2c, Coffea Arabica ET-39 HiFi, whole genome shotgun sequence genome includes the window TACATTAACGCTCCTACAaattatttcattttgaaaGAACATCAAGAAACAAGCAGTGCAATACCAAATCCCGATCCCCTTTTTGTTAGGTAAATACTACCAGCCCTTTTGTTTTTGGGTTTACCGCCCCCTTGAATATCTCAGGGGCCGGTTTGGcttacaattttcaattttcaattttcttcttcattggtGTCAACAATGGAGAAGGATAACAAGAAGTACATCACGGATGAAGAGCTGAAGAAGCATAACAGGTATGATGATTTGTGGATTTCTATCCATGGGAAAGTCTACGATGTCACAGATTGGGTAAAAGAACATCCCGGCGGAGATGTTCCCATCCTGGATTTAGCCGGCCAAGACGCAACCGATGCGTTCATTGCTTTCCATCCCGGCAGCGCATGGAAGTATCTTGACAGATTTTTTACAGGTTATTATCTGAAAGATTTCCAGGTTTCAGAGGTTTCCAAAGATTACCGGAGAATTGCTACAGAATTTACGAAAGCTGGTATGTTCGAGAAAAAAGGCCACGGGGTGGTTTGCTCCCTTGGCCTGGTTACATTGTTGTTTTCAATTTCCGTTTATGGTGTGTTATGTAGCAACAGTTTCTGGATGCATATGTTTTGTGGTGCCCTGTTGGGGTTCTCGTGGGTGCAAGTGACTTTCTTGGGTCATGATTCTGGACATTATCAGATCATGAGTACCAGAGGATTCAATAAGTTAGCCCAAATCCTCACCGGTAACTGCCTCACTGGAATCAGCATTGCCTGGTGGAAATGGACGCATAACGCCCACCATGTCGCATGCAACAGCCTTGATCATGACCCCGATCTTCAGCATTTGCCTGTTTTTGCAGTCTCCGCAAACCTTTTTAAATCGCTTACTTCCAAATTTTATGGAAGAAAGCTGACATTTGATTCAATGGCGAGATTTCTTGTGAGTTATCAGCATTTCACGTTTTACCCAGTAATGGTAGTTGCAAGAATAAATCTTTATCTGCAGACGCTCTTGCTGTTGTTCTCGAAAAGAAAAGTGCCAGACAGGGCACTGAACATTTTGGGCATCTGTGTTTTCTGGACATGGTTCCCTCTGCTGATCTCATGCCTTCCCAATTGGCAAGAAAGGATATTGTTTGTTCTGGCAAGCTTTTTCGTGTCCGCTTTCCAGCATATTCAGTTCTGTTTGAACCATTTCGCTGCAAATACCTACGTTGGAGCACCTCAAGGGAATGATTGGTTTCAGAAACAGACCAGTGGCACCATTGACATCTCTTGCCCTTCTTGGATGGACTGGGTCTATGGGGGATTGCAATTCCAGCTTGAGCATCATTTGTTCCCCAGGTTGCCCAGGTGCCATCTCAGGAGAATTTCGCCCCTGGTCCAGGACCTCTGCAAGAAGCATAATTTGCCTTACAGAAGTTATGGCTTCTATCAGGCCAATTTGACAACAATCAGGACTCTTAGGGCTGCAGCATTGCAGGCTCGTGATCTCACCAACCCTGTTCCGCAGAATTTGCTCTGGGAAGCTTTCAACACTCATGGCTGAGGATTTCACGgatgcatcaaatctgtccttTCTTTTTTCGTTGTTTAGTTCGTAATCCAAGTAGGTCAGTTATTTGTCTTCTTAGCATTGTTTggatttgatttctttttgcaaaaaaattatCTGATTGTATCGTTAATGCATCTtcaaattacctttttatct containing:
- the LOC113728142 gene encoding delta(8)-fatty-acid desaturase-like, encoding MEKDNKKYITDEELKKHNRYDDLWISIHGKVYDVTDWVKEHPGGDVPILDLAGQDATDAFIAFHPGSAWKYLDRFFTGYYLKDFQVSEVSKDYRRIATEFTKAGMFEKKGHGVVCSLGLVTLLFSISVYGVLCSNSFWMHMFCGALLGFSWVQVTFLGHDSGHYQIMSTRGFNKLAQILTGNCLTGISIAWWKWTHNAHHVACNSLDHDPDLQHLPVFAVSANLFKSLTSKFYGRKLTFDSMARFLVSYQHFTFYPVMVVARINLYLQTLLLLFSKRKVPDRALNILGICVFWTWFPLLISCLPNWQERILFVLASFFVSAFQHIQFCLNHFAANTYVGAPQGNDWFQKQTSGTIDISCPSWMDWVYGGLQFQLEHHLFPRLPRCHLRRISPLVQDLCKKHNLPYRSYGFYQANLTTIRTLRAAALQARDLTNPVPQNLLWEAFNTHG